A part of Rhinolophus ferrumequinum isolate MPI-CBG mRhiFer1 chromosome 11, mRhiFer1_v1.p, whole genome shotgun sequence genomic DNA contains:
- the RBMXL2 gene encoding RNA-binding motif protein, X-linked-like-2: MGLPSWPNQPITTRAQPGGGNQTQAVQTGAFRLRTRGRQLRFSDSAPPRRPTCRPTCRPVEAALRQWTQRPRRSLPLRLPPLLITRPADMVEADRPGKLFIGGLSLDTNEKALDAEFGKYGPITEVLLMKDRETSKSRGFAFITFENPADAKAAARDMNGKSLDGKAIKVAQATKPAFESGRRGPLPLSRSRGRLRGLRGNRGGGRGPRRSPSRGGTSDGGYGGYFDPRSSRAPMPMKRGPPPHRAGPPPKRATSSVPAHSGGGGMHGRVPAARGRDGYPGPPRREPPPPRRDPYLGPWDEGYSPRDSYSSRDYPSTRDPRDFAPSPREYTYRDYGHSSARDDCPSRGYGDRDGYGGRDRDYADHPSGGSYRDPFESYGDPRSTASGRGPQPSYGSGGRYDEYRGCSPDAYGGGRDSYSSGRSDRYSRGRDQVDRANRGGPPSMERECPPPRDSYSRSVRRVPRSGSRLGSRSERGRGRSRY; the protein is encoded by the coding sequence ATGGGCCTGCCTTCCTGGCCCAACCAACCAATCACAACTAGAGCCCAGCCAGGCGGCGGGAACCAGACCCAAGCGGTACAAACCGGAGCGTTCCGCCTGCGCACCAGGGGGCGGCAACTGCGGTTCTCCGACTCCGCGCCGCCGCGCCGTCCGACCTGCCGTCCGACCTGCCGACCGGTAGAAGCGGCCCTCAGGCAGTGGACTCAAAGGCCAAGACGGTCGTTGCCTCTTCGCCTCCCACCGCTACTGATCACTCGACCCGCCGACATGGTCGAAGCAGATCGCCCGGGAAAGCTCTTCATTGGCGGGCTCAGCCTCGATACCAACGAGAAAGCCCTCGACGCCGAGTTTGGCAAATATGGCCCCATCACCGAGGTGCTCCTGATGAAAGACCGAGAAACCAGCAAGTCTAGAGGCTTCGCGTTCATCACCTTCGAAAATCCCGCTGACGCCAAGGCAGCCGCCAGAGACATGAACGGCAAGTCTCTAGATGGTAAGGCCATCAAGGTGGCCCAGGCCACCAAGCCGGCGTTTGAGAGCGGCCGGCGGGGCCCGCTGCCGCTGTCCCGTAGCCGCGGTCGCCTGAGGGGCCTGCGCGGAAACCGCGGGGGCGGCCGAGGCCCGCGTCGATCCCCCTCCCGGGGTGGGACTTCCGATGGCGGCTACGGGGGTTATTTCGATCCGCGGTCTTCCAGGGCCCCGATGCCCATGAAGCGCGGCCCGCCGCCACACAGGGCGGGCCCGCCCCCCAAGAGGGCCACGTCGTCCGTCCCCGCTCACAGTGGTGGCGGTGGAATGCATGGGCGGGTTCCGGCCGCGCGTGGGCGAGATGGCTACCCGGGCCCGCCGCGACGGGAGCCGCCACCTCCGCGCCGGGATCCCTACCTGGGCCCCTGGGACGAGGGCTACTCGCCCAGGGACAGCTACTCGAGCCGAGACTACCCGAGCACCCGCGACCCTCGGGATTTCGCTCCATCGCCCCGAGAATACACCTACCGGGATTACGGCCACTCCAGTGCCCGTGACGACTGTCCATCGAGAGGCTACGGCGACCGAGACGGCTACGGGGGTCGCGACCGTGACTACGCGGATCATCCGAGCGGAGGCTCCTACCGAGACCCCTTCGAGAGCTACGGAGACCCGCGCAGCACCGCCTCCGGACGGGGGCCCCAACCATCCTACGGCAGCGGAGGCCGCTACGACGAGTACCGGGGCTGCTCGCCCGACGCCTACGGCGGCGGGCGCGATAGTTACAGCAGTGGTCGGAGCGATCGCTACTCGAGGGGCCGTGACCAGGTCGACCGAGCCAATCGCGGGGGACCCCCGTCCATGGAAAGGGAGTGCCCTCCGCCGCGCGATTCTTACAGCCGGTCGGTCCGCAGGGTTCCCAGAAGCGGAAGCCGCTTAGGAAGCCGCTCCGAGAGAGGGCGAGGCCGAAGCAGATATTAA